CtgtagtgattcaatatttttatctattaCAGTTGATTCCCCACTATCAactgtagttactgtctgtctagttactatctgccatcatacaaagttattatgatataattgactgtattccctatgctgtactcttCGTCCCTATGACCTAGTTTATAACTGGGAGTTGCACCTCCTAATCCTTCTCACCTGTTTTGTCCATCCCACCAACCCTTTCTCCCTCTGGTAGCCagcaatttgttttctgtgtctgtgagtgttctgttctgctttgtttgttcatgtgttttgttttttagattccacacagaagtgagatcatacagtatttgtctttctctggtttatttcacttagcatgatacatTCAGATCcaaatggcaagagttcattatttttttatggctgaatagtacttcattgtatatgtaccacatcttctttatccattcatctattgatggccatgtaagttgcttccatatcttggctactgtaactAATGCTGTAaggaacatagggatgcatatatctcttcaaattggtgtttttgttttctttggataaatacctataAGGACAATTGTTGCAATGTAttgtagctctatttttaattcttttaggagcctccatactgttttccagagtggctgtgccaatttacattcctcccagcagtgcacaagggtgcccttttcttcatatcctcactgacacttgttatttttgtctttttgataataaccaatctaacaggtgtgaggtgctatctcactgtggttttgagttgcatttctctgatgattagtgatgttgaacatcttttcatataactgttggccatctgcctgtctttggaaaaatgcctatcaaagtcctctgcccaattttaatCAAGTTGCTTGgggtttttaaaatatcaaattatgtAAATCCCTATGTATTTCAGATATTAGCCCCCTCTcaaatgtatgatttgcaaatatcttctcccattcaaacgtttgctttttgtttcattgatggtttcttttgcagTGCAAAATatgtttagtttgatgtaatcccatttgtttaccTTAGCTCTATTGCCCTTATCTGAGGAGACTGgtcaaaaataaatattgctaAGACTGATGTCAGAGAACTTaatatctatgttttcttctaggagttttatggcttcaggtcttacatcACTCCaagactttaatccattttgaatttatgtttGCCTATGTGGGCAATTTCTTCTTAATAATGGAGTAATGTAGCTGGGACCAACATGCAAAGGCTGCCTTTTTGCCCCAGTGTGCAAGAGAACTGAGAAGAATTACTCCCATTTTCATTCAGATAACAGGGATCAGAATGAATGTCAAGAAGGAGGGAAGCCATAAGTTACATCTTGTAAGGTGCTGTAGGAAATTAGGAAATGATGCAGTTAAATAAGCCTGTGCATCCTTGAATTAGCTATACTGGTCTCAGTATTCAACCTGAGATCCTTCTCTCTAAAGTTAAATAGTGAGACCTTTGTAGAGCAGACCTTATGTGTTGTATTGCAGAGGATCATCTTTAGAGGGCCTGGATCTGAGGTTTGCTATCTCAGATGAAAAGAAGCTCATCCTGATGTGACCCTTAGGGGAAGTGCCAGCACTTGGCCAGGGAAGAAGCCCTTGAGTAAAGGGCAGAACCATTCTAACACCATTTTTCTGCACCTTGAATGCTGTTCTTTGCATATCCATCGCTCTCTTGCTCCTTCATTCATAATATACACTAAAAACGTAATGTCTAGGATCCTCTTTTTACTGCATCAGTGGGCTCATAGGATTCCTGTTTTTTGGAGCAGGGATGGAATTTAAGCATCATCTAATCCAATCCTCTTATTTAACAAAGGGAGAAGAATTGAAGGCCCTGGAATTTGCTCAGACATCACCTGGAAGGGATTGGAGTCAGAACTAGAGCCTGGGTCTTCAAACTCCCTATTTTTCTTTCCACTGTTGTGTGTGTTCTCGAAGCTGAAGTCCAGCAGTAGCAATTCGCCTCTTGTTCCTGGACCTCTCAGGAGGTGGTGCTTCATTCTCctatttatgaatattaaaacaCAAAGTCCAAACTGTAGAAAAAGCATATATCTATTTGTCAGGACAGAGATAACATCTATTTCCCTTTTTCCATCCTAAGAACCTAGTTAGGTGTTAACAGACACTAACTGTTAATCAAGGAAAACATTCTAGTTACTGGCAGAAATCATTAAGGCCCAGGTGTTGAGAATCTCAGTCAAGACAGAAGCAACAAAAATTAATGTTTAGACCAACGAGGAGAATATTAAATGTGGAGTCAAAGGGAATATGAAGAAAtccaaataaaagaataaagcatGTAAGGTTGGCTCAAAAAGGAGAGTATAGGGAAATGGTACTTCTTTTTATGAAGGGATAAGGGACTAAGTAAGATTAAAGCTTATCTGGAAATGGCTGTTTATTTAAAACTACTCTGCAGCCTGGAGAAATCAGATGTCCTCAGGACTGGGTGAGTAACTAAGAAATGtgccacacatacacattttggtTGGTCTAGCTAATATTTGGAAATTTGGGGACATTTGAGACTTTTTGGGAAGTGGTTGAGAAAATGTGCAGTACATTTCCTTCCTACTGTCACCCTGCCTGGCCAGAAGCAGGCAAGGAGGCCTGAGTTCTGCTACTGTGCCGCAGATACCCCTCTCGGATGGCGGGGACGGCTCGCCATGACCGGGAGATGGCTATCCAGGCCAAGAAAAAGCTCACCACGGCCACGGACCCCATTGAAAGACTCCGGCTGCAATGTCTGGCCAGGGGCTCCGCAGGCATCAAAGGACTTGGCAGGTATTACCAGGACAATGGGGTGGCAGGGAGATGCAGTAGAAAGACATGAGTAGGGCATGAGTTTAGACTAATGTCTCCAATTCTAACCTATTAACCTATTGCCACATGGATCTGATCATTGGAGCCTCCTCCCCTggcttttctgtgtttctgttccaacagtgagaaacctgtCTCCCACCATCTGACACCCATTTATTAATTGTTCAAATCTAGTATATGTGCATAGAAATATTAGAGTTGTTAAATCATCTCCATGGGAAATATCACCAGAGCCTGGTGGTTACATGCAGTTCCTTTTGCCTGTAGTCTTGAGGGCTGTactcatttccaaagttacttaaGTCAACACGTTAAGTCAAAGTTAAGTCAGTCAATACACACACCCTCACTGAGACTGTTTCAAAGCTTTGTAATAATGTCAGATTCTCTTGTCACAGTCTGAATTCCTTCTGGGGACCCTGTGACttcctaaataatttttttaaatgtatatacattcaAGTTCACTCTTGTACTATAAAGTTCTACGGGCTTTAGCAAATGCGCTGTGTCATGTGTCCACCACTATAGACTCATTCacagtagtttcactgccctaaaaattcctgtactccacctttcctttctctcctctccctcattATTTTActatctctatagttttgcctttttgataatgtcatataattagaatcatacagtacatttttaaggattttgtttccttttatgagATTCTGAGAAGAGGCTCTCCAATTTTGGAAGGAGGGTACAGAGAGGAATCAAAGCCTTCTGTGTTTTACCTTGAAAAACTCTTgagaatgatttttctttttaaatctttatgcCTCCAACttgttctttatgttttttttttaattttgtatgtgtattttcttCAGAGCATTTCGAATTATGGATGACAATAATAGCCGGACCCTTGATTTCAAAGAATTTGTGAAAGGGTTAAATGATTATGCTGTGGTCATGgaaaaggaagaagcagaagAGCTGTTCCAGAGGTTTGATAAAGATGGAAACGGGACAATCGACTTCAATGAGTTTCTTCTCACATTAAGAGTAAGTGGCCCCCCTAGTATGCTGAGCTGGACTTTCGCCTGGTTTGGGTTGGCTATTGTGAGGTTTTATTTCCAGCAGTTGTTAGCACACTGTGGAGAATGTGGGCAAGAGACTGAGGAGAGGTTTGGGGACTCTTTGGAGCAATCATAATGCATGTCATTTAATGGCACACAATCAATTTCACATCATTGGGAGGAATAAGATATTTCATCACCTATGATATAAAGGaaactcatttattatttatgtctgtgtatgtgttttttttccctatttatcTAGCCTCCGATGTCCAGAGCCAGAAAAGAGGTAATTATGCAAGCTTTTAGAAAGTTAGACAAGACTGGAGATGGTGTTATAACAATTGAAGATCTTCGTGAGGTGTACAACGCAAAACACCATCCAAAGTACCAAAATGGAGAGTGGACGGAGGAACAAGTGTTCAGGAAATTTCTGGATAACTTTGATTCACCCTATGACAAAGATGGATTGGTAAGAAAAAGAGCTTAATTTAAGCAAGATCTCTTCTATCCAatttgcaattgtaaatgggaagTAGGTTCAAAGCTTAAAAGAAGGCTTATACCATATTTGTCATAAATAgaagtaaaatgttttctttaggaACTATCTAGGAAGTTGAGAACTAAAGTAAAAAGATATGAGGGTGCATATACACTGGTAGGGGATGCACATACAGTTAAATACCCATCATTTGGAGAAAGTGGTATTTAGATTAAACATTTCATTGTATGATTATCATATTTACCATACACAGCTAGCTACATTCCAATGAACTAGACTacaataaaacatatttaactttaaaatgagacaataattttgttttttggaacaTAGTTCACAAGGTGTCTCAGGATGTCACTGTGCTGTTTGCACTCATTGTTACAAGCTTCACTTGTCATCACACTTTGCTGTGTAAATGCCATGTAAGGGAGACTTCCAGTGAAGGGAATGCTGAGTAACAGAATGTACTTCGATTTAATCTTCAGTAGGCTTTGAGATTAACTTGCACTTCTAAACTACAGTGAATTCAAAACCAAAAGCAACTACCCCTTCTCTATTAACTGGTATCTTCAGGTCATAAAAGCATAGCTTGTTGGGGAAGGAATTATATCTGTATAACTATATCTAGGCTGAGATGAAAACGTCATTTGTCTTTGTCAACAGCCATAAGAGGACTTTTGAACCCAGCACCAGGTCTGCTTTGAAGTGTCCTGAAGGCAGTGATGAGAAAGCAGGGGGCTCGCCCCTGGGGTGGCAGTCAGCAGCAGAAGCCTGGGGAGGGTTGCTCCTGACTCCTGTGTTGCACAGGAAGGCTGAGTGGGACAGTGGCAGGAAGAAGAGACGGTGATGATAGGAACAGAAAACATGCCTGCCCCTTCTGAAGGGTCTTTCTCCAACTTTTTCTATGAAACTTCATGGCGAGTCCCATTGGCAAGGGGTGAGGGGCTCAAAAGGGGGGATAGGAAAGacaccttcctttccttcctgttgtcatttgtctaGAGAAGTAGCCTCCATTTTGGAGCGAGTAGATTGCAGAGGTAGATTTGAAAAAACGGGCCTAAATTCTGTAGGACCACCTAATGCTTAGGGACAAAAATAACAGAACGGtatgttttcttccaatattGCTGGCCTTTGATCTCTGACATGGTAGTGGAAAAATAGTCAACTGCCATTTCCCCAAATTAGCCCAACTCTCCATGGGACCCCAGGGTGTCCTTGCCTCCCTTCTGCAGGTGGTTCCTCCTCATTGCCAGGGGAAACCTCAGCTACCTTTTTCTCTAACCCAAGTCAAAGTAGCTAGTTACTATGATTCAGCTGATTTAAAGTTCCCACCCTGTCTCTTTTGACATTTATCTTAACAAGCCACATTAAGTTCTCAAAAACTCATGACGCTTATTGGGGTTTTTAGCAGGTACAGCATTCATGTCCCTTGACTCTCACAGCCCCTGTATTAATACCCTGCTGCCTGTGTATGGTCATCCTGCGGGTGCGTTTAACAGACAGCTGGCAGACTCCAGATTCTTTTAGGGTGGAGCGTGAGGATTTACAGTTTTAGTAAATGTCCCAAATGACTCTTACTCACATTCATATTTGCGATCCTTGATTCTAAAGGATTCAGAAGTGCCTTTTTAAATGACTAAGTATAACCTGCACATGGACCTCATTTAGCATAAATATGGATCTAGGcaatgtttattaagcacctagGACCTACTGGGTATTATGCTAGGCTTTATAGGGACATCTTTCTTAACAGACGTAATGAAAATGTTTCTGCAAAGTGAAGTGTGATACAAACTTTTGTACattgaatcatattttaaatgtacaaggAAGTGTCAATGTAAAGTGACTCCATGGTAAattcttttacaaagaaaaataataagctCCTAGTTCATCTTTTTCAGGTGTAGTTAAGATTTCTTATGGTGAAGCATAGCCAGTGCACTCATTTATGGTTAAAATATATAGTCGATATCCCAATAAGACAGAATTCAGAGTAAGGCAAGAATGTTAGCGTATGGATGATATTCCAGTGTGTGAACTTTGATTAATCTAGGCTAAGCTCTCAAGTACTCATGAATGTTACTGGAGTTTGTGGCAGTCATGGAATTTGATGTCGTACATCCTATGCTAATAATACCCCACCCTCTGCTCTCGGAAGACCTTGTGCACCAGAAGCCATTTGGACAGAGGCAGGAAAGCAATCAAATAACGTGTGAAGGAGACCTTCCTCACTGTGATTATATCCCCCAGCCTCCCCCCACCCAAATTGGGTGAGATTTTcacatctgatttttttaatatctagGCTTTGAAGTTTTCATTTGTATGTTATTTTATAGGAACAGgaaacatttaattatttaattacattaactattaaaattacaaatactaaaaaaatctTAGAACTCGATTAGCCTTTGAGAAGATATGAGTCTCATTGTCTCATCTAATATaggcatttttaattaaaaatatttaaagtatattagTGAATATTTGTAGATAAACTAACttattttaagactttcaaatCTATCTGAAGCAGAGAAAAAGGGACTGTTCCTTCTGTCATGATTCAAATATTCCCATTGCCTTCACCTGGGACCTTCTCTAGTATATAATGTATACTCTGTCAGTGAAGGGTAGCATGGTCAGGAGACCTGCCAAAAGCAGGGGCCCattcccttattttttaaaatatcaaacaaaGTAATTAACTAATAATAGTTACTATTACTCAAAAGTAACTTAATATGATGAGGGAAAATTTATGAGAGAAATCACAGAATTTGTGATTCAGACTATTCCTAATGCAAGTTGAATCTCAGGAAACAAGCAGATACTTCACTGAGAATAACTGATGGCCTTTCCTGAAATGGCCCAGTCTGTGATCTCTGCCTCTGGTTTTATGTAGGTGGGGTTTAATGCTGGATAACTGGGGAATGCAAAggaggacagaaataaagaaattcaagATAGGAGGACATTAATCATCTTCTAATTTTAATAAAAGCTATGCATGgacattatttatttctactcctaGACCATTGATGAGCACAACTAAACTATTAGTCCAATCCAGTGActtctttccttttgattttgatttttttgtgtgtgtcagtGGGAGGGATAAGTACAGAGAAAGAACTGTGGATCCTGTAACTTTTTCCTCTGGTCACTTACAATTTCAGCAAAAGAGGCATGTGGGTCAATCAGCCTGTGTGATTCTTAGCAGAGATAGGTAGATAACTGGTGGGAGAGGCGTTTGCTCTTATGGGCTAGAAGGGGGCCTTGAATTATTTATAGGTTTCACTTTTGTTATGTTTTTAACCCCTTATGACATTTAACATTGTGGGCTAACTAGAGAACAATACATTTCCAAAACAGCCATCATTATTGTGTCTGTGTCCTCCCATATCAGCAGGGCCCTGCTGTGGGCTAACTGGACTGATCACAGAGATCAGTCAAATACGAGGACATTAGTTCATTCTTTCTGAATCAACGAGTCAGGTCAGCCAGTGTGGTTGAATTGGAGTGTACATGTCAGCTAcacctattaaaaaataagattgctgactgttttttcttctttctaaaagcaagattttgtgtatatatatatatatatatatatatatatatatatatatatggtgcgGGAGACATGGAGCAAGGGTACCTTTTTACTCACTCTGTACCTTGAGTGAATAATTTACAGCTTAATAAATCATGAAGCCAAGGTGCATTTAACTagaaatcctttttctttttttcccccacaggaTGGAACTCCATTTTTTCAAAGGTAAAATGTTACTTGCCCTGATCAAGGACATGAAGTGTTGTTTGTGACTTTCTGATGTATCCTAGAAAGACAATATTAACTACAATTAAAGAATATTGTTTCATATCTTGAGTTTCAGTCTCCCATATCTGAATAGATGGGCTCCTCCTGCTCCCAAGAAAGGCCTGCACCTATTTCCCACTTCCCATTTAGGTTGATGTGGGAATTTTCAagactttctctctttccttaagCCACCCCTTGCGGCCATCCTCAACTTcactttttctcttgttttagaAGTATTCTCCAGTTGTGCCACTAAAAAAGGCTCATTGGCTGCAATTTCCCTCCTATTTACAGGTATTGCTGACAGACTTCCTTGAAATGGTGAGAAGCAaagttttgttcttgtttgtaACTTTTCCACTGCAGGTGACCCCTGAGGAGTTTATGAACTACTATGCAGGCGTGAGTGCATCCATTGACACCGATGTGTATTTCATCATCATGATGAGAACAGCCTGGAAGCTCTAAATGTATGACCTGGGGACCAGGGCCTGGGGCACAGCTACATGGCTCCAAAAGATTAAACATCAGCTCAAGACCAAGATCGTATCTGTATCATGTTCATCCCAGTGTTTCTTCCATGTTGAGGCACACTGCATTTTCTAGGGCAGAAATGACACTGAGTAGTTAACTGTGACTTATTCTCTGAGGCTGTTTCTTCAGCTCTAAGGTAGGAATTAATTAGAATAAGCCCTGCAAAGCTCCCGGAGCCAGGCTGACACACAGGTGCATAATAAACACTGCGTGTCTTCCTTTGCCATTAATAAAAGTTTGAATGTATTGCTTATAAGCCCTACCTATGCTCCCAcagtctttctccacctccttttAGATGGCCCATTTCTAGCAGGGAGACTTCATCTGTTTTCATGACTGATTATAAATCTTGAAGCACTTCAGTCCCAATTTGGGGACCAGATGAAGACCGCCCATCAGCCACAGTTTCTGTAACTGAAACTTGAGTTCTCTGCTGGGAATATAAGGAAGCCTTGGTTGGCAAAGAGAATTAGAATGATAGTTTTGGTCATGATGGTGTGAGACTGGAGGCATTTCCTTGAGCAGCAGAGCCAGCACTGCTCCTATGGCTAAAGCCTGAAGCCACTCTGTGCTCTCCACTTTACGTGGCGATCTTGCCTGTGAGTTAGGCAGACGTACCAGCAAGCGGTTGTCTGGTGGAAAGTTCATCTCTCCCCATCGGCCAATCATGTTGAAGTTCCCACCAGCACAAGGAGGTTGAGTGTGATACAGATAGGATTACAGGTATGCTCCAAAGCAGATTTCTTATCTCACATTTGATGGCTCAAAGCATTCTCCTCCCAGCTGTAAGCTCCAGCTTCACATTGTTGATGAGCGAGAATCTCCCCATGAAAGGCTTCCAAGGAGAAGCAG
This genomic interval from Manis javanica isolate MJ-LG chromosome 1, MJ_LKY, whole genome shotgun sequence contains the following:
- the CAPSL gene encoding calcyphosin-like protein isoform X2; this encodes MLWNKLLWMCSHSYSLKGRRIEGPGICSDITWKGLESELEPGSSNSLFFFPLLCVFSKLKSSSSNSPLVPGPLRRYPSRMAGTARHDREMAIQAKKKLTTATDPIERLRLQCLARGSAGIKGLGRAFRIMDDNNSRTLDFKEFVKGLNDYAVVMEKEEAEELFQRFDKDGNGTIDFNEFLLTLRPPMSRARKEVIMQAFRKLDKTGDGVITIEDLREVYNAKHHPKYQNGEWTEEQVFRKFLDNFDSPYDKDGLVSKEDFLNYYAGVSASIDTDAYFILMMTKSWRL
- the CAPSL gene encoding calcyphosin-like protein isoform X3, with product MLWNKLLWMCSHSYSLKGRRIEGPGICSDITWKGLESELEPGSSNSLFFFPLLCVFSKLKSSSSNSPLVPGPLRRYPSRMAGTARHDREMAIQAKKKLTTATDPIERLRLQCLARGSAGIKGLGRAFRIMDDNNSRTLDFKEFVKGLNDYAVVMEKEEAEELFQRFDKDGNGTIDFNEFLLTLRPPMSRARKEVIMQAFRKLDKTGDGVITIEDLREVYNAKHHPKYQNGEWTEEQVFRKFLDNFDSPYDKDGLDGTPFFQR
- the CAPSL gene encoding calcyphosin-like protein isoform X4; the protein is MAVYLKLLCSLEKSDVLRTGYPSRMAGTARHDREMAIQAKKKLTTATDPIERLRLQCLARGSAGIKGLGRAFRIMDDNNSRTLDFKEFVKGLNDYAVVMEKEEAEELFQRFDKDGNGTIDFNEFLLTLRPPMSRARKEVIMQAFRKLDKTGDGVITIEDLREVYNAKHHPKYQNGEWTEEQVFRKFLDNFDSPYDKDGLVTPEEFMNYYAGVSASIDTDVYFIIMMRTAWKL
- the CAPSL gene encoding calcyphosin-like protein isoform X1, whose translation is MAGTARHDREMAIQAKKKLTTATDPIERLRLQCLARGSAGIKGLGRAFRIMDDNNSRTLDFKEFVKGLNDYAVVMEKEEAEELFQRFDKDGNGTIDFNEFLLTLRPPMSRARKEVIMQAFRKLDKTGDGVITIEDLREVYNAKHHPKYQNGEWTEEQVFRKFLDNFDSPYDKDGLVTPEEFMNYYAGVSASIDTDVYFIIMMRTAWKL